From the genome of Halomonas sp. LR3S48:
TCTCAACGTTCCCACTTTCTATCAGTACCTGGTACGCGGCGCGATCCTGCTGCTGGCGGTGATGTTCGACCGCTGGAAGCAGACCCGACGCCAGCGTGCATGATCCTTCGGTTTCAGGAGACCTCGTATGACCGACCGCAAGCGTCCCTTGCGCAGCGCCCAGTGGTTCGGCACCGCCGACAAGAACGGCTTCATGTACCGCAGCTGGATGAAGAACCAGGGCATTCCGGACCACGAGTTCGAGGGTAAGCCGATCATCGGCATCTGCAACACCTGGTCGGAGCTCACGCCCTGCAATGCGCATTTCCGCAAGCTGGCCGAGCACGTCAAGAAGGGCGTGCTGGAAGCGGGCGGCTATCCCGTGGAGTTTCCTGTCTTCTCCAACGGTGAGTCGTTGCTGCGGCCCACGGCGATGTTCACCCGCAACCTGGCGAGCATGGACGTGGAGGAGTCGATCCGCGGCAACCCGCTGGATGCGGTGGTGCTGCTGGTGGGCTGCGACAAGACCACGCCGGCGCTGCTGATGGGGGCGGCGAGCTGCGACATCCCCACCATCGTGGTGACCGGCGGGCCGATGCTCAACGGCAAGCACGAGGGCAAGGACATCGGGTCGGGCACCGTGGTCTGGCAACTGTCGGAGCAGGTCAAGGCCGGCAAGATATCGATCCACGAGTTCATGGCCGCCGAGGCCGGCATGTCGCGCTCGGCGGGCACCTGCAACACCATGGGAACGGCCTCGACCATGGCCTGCATGGCGGAATCCCTGGGCACCTCGCTACCGCACAACGCGGCGATCCCGGCGGTGGATTCGCGGCGCTACGTGCTGGCGCACCTCTCCGGCAATCGCATCGTCGAGATGGTCGAGGAGGATCTGCGCCTGTCGAAGATCCTGACCAAGCAGGCCTTCGAGAATGCCATTCGCACCAATGCCGCGATCGGCGGCTCGACCAACGCCGTGATCCATCTCAAGGCGATTGCCGGGCGCATCGGCGTCGAGCTAGACCTCGACGACTGGAGCCGCATCGGGCGCGGTACGCCGACCATCGTCGACCTGCAGCCCTCGGGGCGTTTCCTGATGGAGGAGTTCTACTATGCCGGCGGCCTGCCTGCGGTGCTGCGTCGGTTGGGCGAGGCCGACCGCCTGCCGCACAAGGAGGCGCTGACAGTCAACGGCATGACGCTGTGGGAGAACGTCAAGGACGCACCGCTCTACAACGACGAGGTGATCCGCCCGCTGGACAACCCCCTGCGCGAAGACGGCGGCATGTGCGTGCTGCACGGCAACCTGGCGCCGCGTGGAGCGGTGCTCAAGCCTTCTGCGGCGAGCCCCGAGTTGATGACTCATCGCGGCCGGGCGGTGGTGTTCGAGGATTTCGACGACTACAAGAAGCGCATCAATGACCCCGAGCTGGAGGTTGATGCCAGCAGCGTGCTGGTGATGAAGAACTGCGGTCCGCGCGGCTATCACGGCATGGCCGAGGTCGGCAACATGGGGCTGCCGGCGAAGCTGCTCGAACAGGGTGTGACCGACATGGTGCGCATCTCCGATGCACGCATGAGCGGCACCGCCTACGGCACCGTGGTGCTGCACGTAGCGCCGGAGGCCGCCGCCGGTGGACCGCTCGCCGCGGTGCGCGATGGAGACTGGATCGAGCTCGACTGCGATGCCGGCAAACTGCACCTGGACATCAGCGACGCCGAGCTCGAGGCGCGCCTGGCCGAGAGCGATCCCACCGCCAAGTCGAGCCGGATCGCCAGCGACGGCGGCTACCGCCAGCTCTACATCGAGCGGGTGCTGCAGGCCGACGAGGGCTGCGACTTCGACTTCCTTGTCGGGTGTCGCGGCGCCGAAGTGCCGAGGCATTCGCATTGAGCCGACTGGGAGGCGAGCGGCGCATGGTCGACGGTTCGATGATCCAGTGCGTGTGGTCGGGGCGGGCACGGCTGGGAGAAGGTCCGCTGTGGTGCCCCGAGCGAGGGGAGGCCGGCCAACTGCTGTTCGTCGATATCCTGGGCCGCACTCTGCATGTGCATGATTATGCCAGCGGCGGGACACGCGGCTGGCCTCTCGTGGAAGCGTGCTGCTGGCTGGCGCCGCGGGCCGACGGTGACGGCTTCATTGCCGGGCTCGCCTCGCGGCTGGTGCACCTGCGTCTCGACGAGAGCGGGCCGCGTATCGTCGGCGCGTGGACCACGCCCGAGGAGCCGGTGGGCAATCGCTTCAACGACGCGGCGGTGGATACCCGGGGGCGGCTCTGGTTCGGCTCGATGAGCGAGAACGAGAAAGAGAGTGGCGAGCCGGGCCGGGGGGCTCTTTATTGCCTCGACGGCGCGAATCTGCGCCGGGTCGACTCTGGCTACGGCGTCGCCAACGGCCCTGCCGTCAGCCCCGACGGCAATACGCTCTACCATAGCGATACGGCCGCCGGGGTCGTCTATGCCTTCGATCTCTCGGCGGGCGGCGAGCTGAGCGGCAAGCGTGAGCACCTGCGCTTTCGCGGCACTCAGGGCTATCCGGACGGCATGACCTGCGACGCCGAGGGTGGCCTGTGGGTCGCCCACTGGGGCGGCGGGCGTGTCAGCCGTTTTTTGCCCGATGGTACATTGGACGAAACCCTGATACTGCCCGCTTCGCGGGTAACCTCCTGCACCTTCGGCGGACCCGAGCTGGACCGGCTCTTCATCACCACCGCGGCCGACGGCCGCGACCAGGAAGCGCTGGCGGGAAGCCTGTTCCGTGTCGCGCCGGGGATTCGGGGCCTGCCCTCGCCGGCCTTCAAGGCGTAGCGGTAGGCTCCACCTCGAGCCAACTGCCCAACGTCCCATCTCCCGGCTCGATGCCCAGTGCGTCGGCCGTGCCTTGCAGCACATCCCGGGCAGCCAGAAAAGCCTCGCGTGGCTGGCGGGCGCGGATCGCTTCCATCACCCGGCGATGGCGCTCGAAGCTGGCCTCGGGGTCGGCGGTGCTGTCGTTGGAGGTTTCCACCAGCAAATGGATCGAGGGGCGCAGGATATGCGAGAGCTGCGCCCAGACGATGTTGTGGCTGGCCTTGAAGATGGCCACATGGAAGGCGACGTCATGCTCGCTGTAGCGCTGCCGCTCCTCTGCGCTCACGGCATGAAGGTGGCGGCTCATGCCCTCCAGCGCCTCCTCGATGGCGACCAGGTCGAGGGCCTTGGCACGCCGTGCGGCCGTCATTGCCACGTAGGGTTCGACGTCCAGGCGGAAGGCCAGGATCTCGCGCTGGATACGCGGGTTGGGCGAGGCATAGCGGGTCATCCACTCGGTCACCGAGGGGTCGAGGATATTCCACTCCTCGTAGTCGCGTACCTTGGAGCCGTGGCCCGAGATTCGCGCAATGATGCCGACGTCGACCAGTTGGCGCAGGTCGCTCCTCACCGCCGAGCGGTTGATAGCGAACTGCTCGCAGAGGTCGATCTCCTTGGGAACGAAGTCGCCGGGCTGGTAGCGCCCGGAAAAGATGGCTTCGGCGAGATACTCCACCACGCTGGGGCGGGCAGGCTTGGCGGTACGCTTGAGTGACGTAGCGGTCATGGCAGCTCATGTCGATGATTTGCCTCGCAAAGTGCCATATGTTCAACATATAGGCAATGCTGCCTAGGTCGCAACGACAGGGCGGGAATGCCGCCTTGTCGCTGCGTCGGCTCTTGTCGGACGAGGCCTAGGCTTCGTCTGAAAAGTCGGCGAGCGAAGGCCAGACAAGGCAAAAATCAGCGAAAAGACGGAGTTTACGAGGTGTAAATGAGTACTTTGAGCTGATTTTTAACGCCGTATGGCCAAGCGCAGGCACTTTCCGGACGAAGCCTAGCGGCGATGGGCTCGCCACTGGCGTATACCGAAGGTCCAGGGAGGCAGCCTGTCGGAGCGGTCGACGCGATTGACCAGTGCACCCAGCGCCGGGGTGGCGATGGTGACCCTGTCGCCGATGTGGTGGGTGAAGCCCTGGCCCTCGCCGTCGCGATCCTGGATCGGCGAGAACATGGTGCCGAGGAACAGCATGAAGCCGTCGGGGTACTGGTGATGCGCACCGACGGTCTGGCGTACCAGGTCCAGTGGATCGCGGCTGATCTCGCGCATGTCGCTCTCGCCTTCGAGCAGAAAGCCGTCGTCCTCGCCCTCGATGCGCAGCGTCACGTGGGCCTGACGCACGCTGTCCAGCGTGAAGCGCTCGTCGAACAGGCGAATGAACGGGCCGATGGCGCAGGAGGCGTTGTTGTCCTTGGCCTTGCCCAGCAGCAGGGCGCTGCGGCCCTCGACGTCGCGCAGGTTGACGTCGTTGCCGAGCGTGGCGCCCTTGGGTTCGCCCTGGGCATCCACCGCCAGCACGATCTCGGGCTCGGGGTTGTTCCATTTCGAGACCGGGTGCAGGCCGACACGGGCGCCGAAGCCCACCGAGGAGAGCGGCTGCGCCTTGGTGAACACCTCGGCGTCGGGGCCGAGGCCCACCTCCATGTACTGCGACCAGGCGCCGCGGGCCTGCAGCGCCGTCTTGAGCGCCATGGCCTCGTCGGAACCCGGCGCAATGCGCGACAGGTCCTGGCCGATCACCTCGTTGAGTTCGGCGCGCAGCTGGCTGGCCTTCGCCGCATCGCCGCCGGCCTGCTCCTCGATCACTCGCTCCAGCAGGCTCACGGCAAAGGTGACGCCGCAGGCCTTGATCGCCTGCACGTCGCAGGGCGCGAGCAGATAGGGCGCTTGCTGCGGTTCGGCCAGAGAGTTCTGCAGCAGGGTGGCAACAGGGCCGAGCGACTCGCCTTCCACGCCTCGGGCGAAGGCGGCGGCATCGTCGCGGTCGAGCAGGTCGGCCATGCAGTCGCACTGGGCGGAGATGTCGAGCACCTCCCCTCGGCGCACCACTACCAGGGCCGGGCCGTCGTCACGCCATACGCGGCCCACCAGCAGGGCCTGTTCCACATCTTGGGGAAGATAAGCAGTGGTCTTGTCGTCGTTCACGTCTCATGCCTCGCGTTTGCCATCGACCAACCGTGACACACCCCAGGGGTTGCCGTCACGCAGCGGCTCCGGCAGCAGCCCTTGCGGCAGGGCCTGGTAGCACACCGGGCGCAGGAAGCGGAAGATCGCCGCGCTGCCCACCGAGGTGGTACGGCTGTCGGAGGTCGCCGGGTAGGGGCCGCCGTGGACCATGGCGTGACACACCTCGACGCCCGTCGGCCAGCCGTTGGCCAGGATCCGCCCCGCCTTGCGCTCGAGGATCGGCAGCAGGGCTTTCGCTGCGTCCAGGTCGCCGTCGTCCATCTGCAGGGTGGCGGTGAGCTGGCCTTCGAGCTGGGCCGCCACGCGTTTTACTTCCTCCAGGTCGGCACACTCGATCACCAGCGAGGTGGAACCGAACACTTCCTCCTGCAGCTCGGGATCGTTGAGGAACGCCTCGGCGGCGGTGACATAAAGTCCCGCCTGGCACGGGTGGGCGGTTTCGCCGGCCTGGCCGCGGGCCACTTCCCTGACTTTGTTATTGCTGGAAAGCCGACCCACGCCCTGCTCGTAGGCGGCGTGGATGCCCGGGGTGAGCATGGTCTGGGCGCCACTCTGCTTCACCGCACCGCCTGCCGCCTCGACGAAGGCATCCAGTTCGGGGCTCTTGACCGCGATGACCAGGCCCGGGTTGGTGCAGAACTGCCCGGCACCCATGTTGAGCGAGGCGACGAAGCCCTCGGCGATCTTGTCGCCGCGTGCCTTGAGGGCCTCGGGCAGCAGGAACACCGGGTTGATCGAGCTCATCTCGGCGTAGACCGGGATCGGCTGCGGGCGTGATTGGGCGGTCTTCATCAGCGCCGTGCCGCCGCCGCGCGAGCCGGTGAAGCCCACCGCCTGGATACGCGGATCGGCGACCAGGGCCTGGCCGATCTCGCTGCCCGAGCCGAACAGCAGCGAGAACACCCCTTCGGGCAGGCCGCTCTTCTCCACGGCCTGCTGTACCGCGCGGCCGACCAGCTCCGAGGTGCCGGGGTGGGCGGAGTGGCCCTTGACGATCACCGGGCAGCCGGCGGCCAGTGCCGAGGCGGTGTCGCCACCGGCCACGCTGAAGGCCAGCGGGAAGTTCGAGGCGCCGAATACCGCGACGGGGCCGAGCGGAATGTGGCGCTGGCGCAGGTCGGCACGGGGCATGGGTTGACGCTCCGGCAGGGCCGGGTCGAGGCGCAGGTCGAGAAATTCGCCGGCGCGCACCACGGAAGCGAACAGGCGCAGCTGGCCGCAGGTGCGGCCGCGCTCGCCTTCCAGGCGCGCCCGCGGCAGGCCGGTCTCGGCCATGGCGCGCTCGATCAGTGCGTCGCCGATGGCCTCGATCTCGCCGGCCACGGCCTCGAGGAACGCCGCGCGCTGCTCCAGCGAAGTCTCGCGGTAGGTCGCGAAGGCCGCCTCGGCCAGCTCACAGGCGCGTTCGACCTCGGCCTTGCCGCCGCCCGCGTAGGTGGGTTCCAACGTCTCGCCGGTGGCGGGATTGACGGCGTGGATGGGCTTGGAACTGCCGCTGACGGCCTCGCGGCCGATCAGCATCTTGCCTTCCAGGGACATATGGGGCTCCTGCGGTTGTTGTCGAAATGGACTCGGACCGACGGGCGCACTTCCAGGACGCCCGTAGGACATCCTGCGTGAGGTGACTACTAAGTTCAATCTCTTAACTTATGTGCCGTCATCGACCTTAGTCGATAAAGCGGGCCGGTCAGATCAGGTCACAGGGGCCGTGAATGATGCTGGCCAGAACCTGGGCCGCCGCGCCGCGGGCGGCGACGAAGGTGGAATCCTGGATCACTCGTAGCGGAACCTGCTGAGTCGTGCCGAGCAGGCGGCTCTGGTTGGCCTTGAAGTAGTCGAGGGCAGGATCCAGCAGCGGGGCGCCGAGCTGGGTCAGCGAGCCGCCGAGCACGATCTCGGAGGGATTCTGGGTATGGTGCAGGTTGAGCAGCAGGATGCCCAGCGCCTCGCCGGCCCGGCGCAGCGTGACCTGGACGTCGGGCTCGTTCAGGCGGGGCAACAGGGTCTCGATGAGGTCTTCCTCCTCGGCGATGCCCAGGGCGGCGCGGATCGACCAGCCGCTGACCAGGGTCTCGGCACAGCCGCGATTGCCGCAGTGGCAGTAGAGCCCTCCGGGCTGCAGCACGGTGTGGCCGATCTCTCCGGCCAGCCCGTGGATGCCGCGGGCGACCAGGGGCAGGTGGCTGCCTTCGACCATGCCGCTGCCTATCCCGGTACCGGCGCTGACGTACATCAGCGACTCGGGGATGTTACCGGTGCGGAAGTAGAGCTCGCCAAAAGCGGCCGCCTTGGCCTCGTTGTCCATCAGCCAGGTGCCCTCCAGCCGCGAGAGGTGAGGGCGCAGTAGGTCGAGGAAGCGGATGTCGCGCCAGCCCAGGTTGGGCGCCAGGCGCAGCACGGGCTTGCCGGGTGCGATGGGGCCGGGGAGAGCGACCCCGAGCCCCAGGCAGCGGCGGTTGCCGTCCAGGTGAGTGCGCATCAGCCCTTGCAACAGCTCGGCGAGCAGTTCGGCGGTGACCTCCGGCGTGGTCGGCACGAGGTGCTCGTGGTGCGATTCAAGTATCTGGCCCGAGAGGGTGCAGGCCACCAGGCGCAGGCCGTGCACCCCCACCTCGGCACCGAACAGCACGTGGCGCTCGTCGTTGAGATGCAGGGCGCGCCCCGGGCGGCCGCCGCTGCTCTTCTGCAGCTCGCCCTCGCGCAGCCAGCCCTGGTGCAGCAGCGACTGCACGCCGGCGCCGACGGTGGCCTTGGTCAACTGGGCTTGGGTGGCGATGTCGGCGCGGGTCAGCCCCGGGGTGCGGCGCACCAGTTCGAGGATGGCACTGCGATTGAGCCGCTTGAGGAAGTGGAGGTCGCCCGCCTTGTGCTGCTGCTGGTAACTGGTTGACATAGATAAATGAGGCCTTGCAGTCCGCGCGCCTGGGGTGCAGCGGAGGAAAACGGATGAAGCCGGACGCCTTGGTGTCGCGTTTCGATGATGCCATTCGACGAAGGGGCGCGCGAGGGCATCGCCTCGGCATTCCTGGCATGAGTGCCGCTAGTTGGTTCCAAGCCTAAACGAATTGCTTTGCGCCGGCCACGCCGGAAGAGGGCCGTGAATTTTAATGATAAGTGGCGGATAGAAATGATTTAGAAGGGCAAATAAGGATATCGACTAACGTCTCATTGTTGATTTTTGGTTAGATGTTCACTCTCTGGTTAGTAAATAGAAAAAACTAAGTGGAGAGAGCATGAACAACGACGCGGCGCGTTACCCCAGCCTCGACGAGCGAGTGGTCTTCATCACCGGTGGCGGCAGCGGCATCGGAGCCGCGCTGACCCGGGCTTTTCACCTGCAGGGAGCCCGAGTCGCTTTCGTCGACATCGACGATGCCGCGAGCCAAGCGCTCGTTGAATTGCTGCAGGCAGAGACAGGGCGGGCGCCGCGCTATCGCCGCTGCGACATTCGCGACGTCGAGGCCCTGCAGGCAGCGATTGCCGAGGTGGGCAGCGAGCTGGGCCCCATCCATACCCTGGTCAACAACGCCGCCAACGACGATCGCCACACCTGGCAGGAAGTCGACGTCGCCTACTGGGACGAGCGCATGTCGCTCAACCTGCGGCCGATGTTCTTCGCCGCCCAGGCGGCGGCGCACCAGATGATCGAGGCCGGCGGCGGCAG
Proteins encoded in this window:
- a CDS encoding IlvD/Edd family dehydratase — its product is MTDRKRPLRSAQWFGTADKNGFMYRSWMKNQGIPDHEFEGKPIIGICNTWSELTPCNAHFRKLAEHVKKGVLEAGGYPVEFPVFSNGESLLRPTAMFTRNLASMDVEESIRGNPLDAVVLLVGCDKTTPALLMGAASCDIPTIVVTGGPMLNGKHEGKDIGSGTVVWQLSEQVKAGKISIHEFMAAEAGMSRSAGTCNTMGTASTMACMAESLGTSLPHNAAIPAVDSRRYVLAHLSGNRIVEMVEEDLRLSKILTKQAFENAIRTNAAIGGSTNAVIHLKAIAGRIGVELDLDDWSRIGRGTPTIVDLQPSGRFLMEEFYYAGGLPAVLRRLGEADRLPHKEALTVNGMTLWENVKDAPLYNDEVIRPLDNPLREDGGMCVLHGNLAPRGAVLKPSAASPELMTHRGRAVVFEDFDDYKKRINDPELEVDASSVLVMKNCGPRGYHGMAEVGNMGLPAKLLEQGVTDMVRISDARMSGTAYGTVVLHVAPEAAAGGPLAAVRDGDWIELDCDAGKLHLDISDAELEARLAESDPTAKSSRIASDGGYRQLYIERVLQADEGCDFDFLVGCRGAEVPRHSH
- a CDS encoding SMP-30/gluconolactonase/LRE family protein; the protein is MSRLGGERRMVDGSMIQCVWSGRARLGEGPLWCPERGEAGQLLFVDILGRTLHVHDYASGGTRGWPLVEACCWLAPRADGDGFIAGLASRLVHLRLDESGPRIVGAWTTPEEPVGNRFNDAAVDTRGRLWFGSMSENEKESGEPGRGALYCLDGANLRRVDSGYGVANGPAVSPDGNTLYHSDTAAGVVYAFDLSAGGELSGKREHLRFRGTQGYPDGMTCDAEGGLWVAHWGGGRVSRFLPDGTLDETLILPASRVTSCTFGGPELDRLFITTAADGRDQEALAGSLFRVAPGIRGLPSPAFKA
- a CDS encoding FadR/GntR family transcriptional regulator — translated: MTATSLKRTAKPARPSVVEYLAEAIFSGRYQPGDFVPKEIDLCEQFAINRSAVRSDLRQLVDVGIIARISGHGSKVRDYEEWNILDPSVTEWMTRYASPNPRIQREILAFRLDVEPYVAMTAARRAKALDLVAIEEALEGMSRHLHAVSAEERQRYSEHDVAFHVAIFKASHNIVWAQLSHILRPSIHLLVETSNDSTADPEASFERHRRVMEAIRARQPREAFLAARDVLQGTADALGIEPGDGTLGSWLEVEPTATP
- a CDS encoding fumarylacetoacetate hydrolase family protein; the protein is MNDDKTTAYLPQDVEQALLVGRVWRDDGPALVVVRRGEVLDISAQCDCMADLLDRDDAAAFARGVEGESLGPVATLLQNSLAEPQQAPYLLAPCDVQAIKACGVTFAVSLLERVIEEQAGGDAAKASQLRAELNEVIGQDLSRIAPGSDEAMALKTALQARGAWSQYMEVGLGPDAEVFTKAQPLSSVGFGARVGLHPVSKWNNPEPEIVLAVDAQGEPKGATLGNDVNLRDVEGRSALLLGKAKDNNASCAIGPFIRLFDERFTLDSVRQAHVTLRIEGEDDGFLLEGESDMREISRDPLDLVRQTVGAHHQYPDGFMLFLGTMFSPIQDRDGEGQGFTHHIGDRVTIATPALGALVNRVDRSDRLPPWTFGIRQWRAHRR
- a CDS encoding aldehyde dehydrogenase (NADP(+)), with the protein product MSLEGKMLIGREAVSGSSKPIHAVNPATGETLEPTYAGGGKAEVERACELAEAAFATYRETSLEQRAAFLEAVAGEIEAIGDALIERAMAETGLPRARLEGERGRTCGQLRLFASVVRAGEFLDLRLDPALPERQPMPRADLRQRHIPLGPVAVFGASNFPLAFSVAGGDTASALAAGCPVIVKGHSAHPGTSELVGRAVQQAVEKSGLPEGVFSLLFGSGSEIGQALVADPRIQAVGFTGSRGGGTALMKTAQSRPQPIPVYAEMSSINPVFLLPEALKARGDKIAEGFVASLNMGAGQFCTNPGLVIAVKSPELDAFVEAAGGAVKQSGAQTMLTPGIHAAYEQGVGRLSSNNKVREVARGQAGETAHPCQAGLYVTAAEAFLNDPELQEEVFGSTSLVIECADLEEVKRVAAQLEGQLTATLQMDDGDLDAAKALLPILERKAGRILANGWPTGVEVCHAMVHGGPYPATSDSRTTSVGSAAIFRFLRPVCYQALPQGLLPEPLRDGNPWGVSRLVDGKREA
- a CDS encoding ROK family protein, producing MSTSYQQQHKAGDLHFLKRLNRSAILELVRRTPGLTRADIATQAQLTKATVGAGVQSLLHQGWLREGELQKSSGGRPGRALHLNDERHVLFGAEVGVHGLRLVACTLSGQILESHHEHLVPTTPEVTAELLAELLQGLMRTHLDGNRRCLGLGVALPGPIAPGKPVLRLAPNLGWRDIRFLDLLRPHLSRLEGTWLMDNEAKAAAFGELYFRTGNIPESLMYVSAGTGIGSGMVEGSHLPLVARGIHGLAGEIGHTVLQPGGLYCHCGNRGCAETLVSGWSIRAALGIAEEEDLIETLLPRLNEPDVQVTLRRAGEALGILLLNLHHTQNPSEIVLGGSLTQLGAPLLDPALDYFKANQSRLLGTTQQVPLRVIQDSTFVAARGAAAQVLASIIHGPCDLI
- a CDS encoding SDR family NAD(P)-dependent oxidoreductase, whose amino-acid sequence is MNNDAARYPSLDERVVFITGGGSGIGAALTRAFHLQGARVAFVDIDDAASQALVELLQAETGRAPRYRRCDIRDVEALQAAIAEVGSELGPIHTLVNNAANDDRHTWQEVDVAYWDERMSLNLRPMFFAAQAAAHQMIEAGGGSIVNFGSISVQMAIPELSTYVTAKAAVHGLTRSLARDLGGYNIRVNTLVPGSVLTERQLQKWIGPKEEASIQAHQCLKLRLEPHHIAPAVLFLASAESAAITGQELVVDGGWG